In Marinobacter salsuginis, one DNA window encodes the following:
- a CDS encoding HDOD domain-containing protein, whose protein sequence is MHIAPDLQLPSLPEVTLRALDACHQDESYRKISEIVSADTALVARILALANSALYGPSTPIRSVDQALLRLGTRRFHTLVLTAALRQLLFELGGEEWQQLRDFWRHSLTTALTARALATLTRYPEPDEAFMLGMLHNIGELIAIKTPATEAKQHYLDHQSDIAAELVASWGLGPMAADAMRYQQALPSELRDAGHLVKLISLATRLALSDAAGIAAAGTVFGLNEELTREINRRIGHEVSGMAASMGIPLDEDYCGESASRQLKQTILRQAMANQAINLADLTGETEDILAETVNSLTLITGLPALCFGHTGDNLVLLSGTIGDIPELAVTAKPGGSVLTEAFISGLPVSLGERSPTVLDRQLLSLLHTPSLLAVPVKGGDDCPGVFALGTDNDHLPTTLELADIFTRQLSSVLANRNLATASAEAGSEGLDQEIARERLRKQVHEVSNPLTIIRQYIYQLRGRLEDAGVQQELDVIRDELDRAGNLLLQMSHTDAVGPGDEGVELNTELESLARILEDSLFSSGNRNLKLSLCSEPTRVAASTTRIRQVVINLVRNAAESLPEDSGTVEIHTASPVWQNHRTWVELEIKDTGRGIPGEIRDTLFSPVKTTKGEGHSGLGLSIVKQLVDDMEGIIACRTGQEGTTFRILLPAASHKKNETD, encoded by the coding sequence ATGCACATCGCGCCTGATCTACAGCTACCGAGTCTACCGGAGGTGACCCTGCGGGCGCTCGATGCATGCCATCAGGACGAGAGCTACCGAAAAATCAGCGAAATTGTCTCTGCCGATACGGCGCTGGTGGCTCGCATACTGGCACTGGCCAATTCCGCCCTTTACGGCCCCTCTACCCCCATTCGATCGGTTGACCAGGCACTCCTCAGACTCGGCACCCGCCGTTTTCACACCCTGGTTCTGACCGCAGCCCTGAGACAGCTGCTGTTCGAGCTGGGCGGCGAGGAATGGCAGCAACTCAGAGACTTCTGGCGCCACTCGCTGACTACCGCACTAACCGCACGGGCGTTGGCAACGCTTACCCGGTATCCGGAGCCAGACGAAGCCTTCATGCTGGGCATGCTTCACAACATCGGCGAACTGATCGCTATTAAAACGCCAGCCACCGAGGCGAAGCAACACTATCTTGATCACCAGTCAGACATTGCCGCCGAACTCGTGGCTTCCTGGGGCCTGGGCCCCATGGCAGCCGATGCTATGCGCTATCAGCAGGCGCTGCCCTCGGAACTGAGGGACGCCGGCCACCTGGTGAAGCTGATCAGTCTCGCAACCCGCCTGGCTCTGTCCGATGCCGCCGGCATTGCAGCGGCAGGCACGGTATTCGGGCTCAACGAAGAACTGACCCGTGAAATCAACCGCCGCATCGGTCATGAAGTCTCCGGCATGGCGGCCTCCATGGGAATCCCGCTGGACGAGGATTACTGTGGCGAAAGTGCCTCTAGGCAGCTGAAACAGACCATTCTTCGTCAGGCCATGGCGAACCAGGCCATCAACCTGGCCGACCTGACCGGTGAAACCGAAGATATTCTCGCCGAAACCGTCAACAGCCTCACCCTGATCACAGGCCTTCCGGCACTGTGCTTTGGACACACGGGAGACAATCTCGTGCTCCTGTCCGGCACCATTGGCGACATCCCCGAACTTGCGGTAACTGCCAAGCCAGGCGGGAGTGTTCTCACGGAAGCTTTTATTTCCGGGCTGCCAGTCAGCCTTGGGGAACGTTCACCCACGGTACTGGACCGTCAGTTACTCTCGCTATTACACACACCGTCACTGCTGGCCGTGCCGGTGAAGGGCGGCGACGATTGCCCGGGCGTCTTCGCCCTGGGAACCGACAACGACCATCTACCGACGACTCTGGAACTGGCTGATATCTTTACCCGCCAGCTGTCCTCCGTGCTGGCAAACCGAAATCTTGCGACCGCCAGCGCAGAGGCCGGATCAGAAGGGCTGGATCAGGAAATAGCCCGCGAACGGCTGCGCAAACAGGTGCACGAGGTCAGCAACCCGCTTACCATCATCAGACAATACATTTATCAGCTCCGCGGCAGGCTCGAGGATGCCGGCGTCCAGCAGGAACTGGACGTCATTCGGGATGAGCTGGACCGGGCCGGTAACCTTTTACTGCAAATGAGTCATACTGACGCCGTAGGACCGGGTGATGAAGGAGTTGAGCTCAATACTGAGCTGGAAAGTCTCGCACGTATCCTTGAAGATAGCCTGTTCAGCTCCGGGAACCGAAATCTGAAGCTATCACTGTGCAGCGAACCAACACGGGTTGCGGCCAGCACCACCAGAATTCGCCAAGTAGTGATCAACCTGGTTCGTAACGCTGCGGAAAGCCTACCCGAGGATAGTGGCACTGTTGAAATTCATACCGCTTCTCCAGTGTGGCAGAATCATCGCACCTGGGTTGAGCTGGAAATCAAAGATACAGGTAGAGGAATACCCGGTGAAATACGGGACACCCTGTTCTCACCGGTAAAAACCACAAAGGGAGAAGGCCACAGCGGTTTGGGCCTGAGTATTGTGAAGCAGCTAGTCGATGACATGGAGGGCATCATAGCTTGTCGGACGGGGCAGGAAGGCACCACCTTCAGGATTCTGCTTCCGGCGGCCAGCCATAAAAAGAACGAGACAGACTGA
- a CDS encoding putative bifunctional diguanylate cyclase/phosphodiesterase has translation MVPEQTDQPFSHGLTARILVADDEPRLLHTLASLLRNRGYEVAEAHGGRKACDLIDQEPFDLALLDLRMPEVNGFDVMAHLANGQPDCGVIVVSGESSFSAVSRALRRGALDYIRKPFDPEELLATVESVIGKKSLLEAHEHIQMRLEKSEALHRYIVNSSPDIVFMLDQDGHFCFVNSKVESLLGYQPAELCGQHFRHILDDRDVTRGTLALKGPNITADNPRTLEVRLKTRGSRRATRHFEITAFPIDPQTWPHSGSTQGGGNGNGARYYGTARDVTERKEAEAFINFQAYHDLLTRLPNRALFKDRLELAITHAKRGGQKLAVMFLDLDRFKVINDTLGHAMGDRLLQAVTHRLEKCLRKGDTLSRFGGDEFTLLLPSIHNHEDARQIAKKLIDALRAPFQLGDHEVFVGVSIGIAIFPEAGEFMDQLIQNADIAMYHVKGKGKDGYRFYSDSMSIDTANRLNLERDLRLALERDELRVFYQPQVCSKTNRIVGLEALVRWQHPERGLLYPRDFLPLAEETKLIGQLSERVLDQACQDVGRWIRAGHDDLRLAVNLSPIQVEHPRFVETLMQQVKAHNFPAGNLEIEITENVIMNDLEQISQKLRELAALGVRIAIDDFGTGYSSLNYLHRLPIHTLKVDQSFVKAIRSGDDGACIVNAIVAMAHGLKLEIVAEGVETDEQLEYLRGLGCHQVQGFFYGPARPAVEISRTLGTIRAKAASF, from the coding sequence ATGGTACCTGAACAAACTGATCAGCCTTTCAGTCACGGGTTAACGGCACGGATACTGGTAGCGGACGATGAACCTCGTCTGCTGCATACGCTGGCTTCGCTGTTGCGCAACCGGGGCTACGAGGTTGCAGAAGCACACGGTGGTCGAAAAGCCTGTGACCTGATTGATCAGGAACCATTCGATTTGGCGCTATTGGACCTCCGGATGCCAGAGGTCAACGGCTTCGATGTCATGGCCCACCTTGCCAATGGGCAACCGGATTGCGGAGTGATTGTGGTCAGCGGCGAAAGCTCTTTCAGCGCCGTAAGCCGAGCCCTTCGCCGGGGTGCCCTGGACTACATCCGCAAACCCTTCGACCCTGAAGAGCTGCTGGCCACCGTTGAGAGCGTTATCGGAAAGAAGTCTCTGCTCGAGGCCCACGAGCACATACAGATGCGGCTCGAGAAATCCGAGGCCCTGCATCGCTACATCGTAAACAGCTCCCCCGACATCGTTTTCATGCTCGATCAGGACGGCCACTTCTGCTTTGTGAACAGCAAGGTCGAGAGCCTGCTCGGATACCAGCCTGCGGAACTCTGTGGCCAACACTTCCGACACATCCTTGATGATCGTGACGTGACCCGGGGAACCCTGGCGCTCAAGGGCCCCAACATCACCGCGGACAACCCCAGGACCCTCGAGGTTCGCCTGAAGACCCGGGGCAGCCGCCGGGCAACCCGACACTTCGAGATAACAGCCTTTCCAATCGATCCGCAGACCTGGCCCCATTCCGGATCCACCCAGGGCGGCGGAAATGGCAATGGCGCGCGCTATTACGGCACCGCCCGTGATGTCACCGAGCGAAAGGAAGCCGAAGCATTCATCAATTTCCAGGCCTATCACGACCTGCTGACGCGCCTGCCAAACCGGGCCCTTTTCAAGGACCGTCTCGAGCTTGCGATCACCCACGCCAAACGTGGCGGTCAGAAACTCGCCGTGATGTTCCTGGATCTGGACCGTTTCAAGGTCATCAACGATACCCTCGGCCACGCCATGGGTGATCGATTGCTGCAGGCGGTAACCCACCGTCTTGAAAAATGTCTGCGCAAGGGCGATACCCTGTCCCGCTTCGGTGGCGACGAATTCACCCTGCTACTGCCCTCGATCCACAATCACGAAGATGCCAGACAGATCGCCAAGAAGCTGATCGATGCCCTCAGGGCGCCTTTTCAACTGGGTGATCACGAGGTGTTCGTGGGTGTGAGTATCGGTATCGCCATCTTCCCGGAAGCCGGCGAATTCATGGATCAGTTGATCCAGAACGCAGACATCGCCATGTATCACGTCAAGGGCAAGGGTAAGGACGGGTACCGATTCTATTCCGACAGCATGAGTATCGATACGGCCAACCGTCTTAACCTGGAGCGGGATTTGCGCCTGGCTCTGGAGCGGGACGAGTTGAGGGTGTTTTACCAACCCCAGGTGTGTTCCAAAACCAACCGGATCGTCGGCCTCGAGGCCTTGGTCCGCTGGCAGCACCCCGAACGGGGACTGCTCTACCCCAGAGATTTTCTGCCCCTGGCGGAGGAGACCAAACTGATCGGCCAGCTCAGTGAACGGGTTCTGGATCAGGCCTGCCAGGACGTTGGCCGCTGGATCCGGGCCGGCCACGACGATCTCAGGCTGGCCGTGAACCTGTCCCCTATCCAGGTGGAACACCCGCGATTTGTGGAAACCCTGATGCAGCAGGTAAAAGCCCACAATTTCCCGGCAGGCAACCTGGAAATCGAGATCACCGAAAACGTGATCATGAACGACCTTGAGCAGATTTCCCAAAAACTCCGGGAACTGGCGGCTCTGGGTGTCCGCATAGCAATTGACGATTTTGGCACCGGCTATTCGTCATTGAATTACCTACACCGCCTCCCTATCCATACCCTGAAGGTCGACCAATCCTTCGTAAAGGCCATCCGCAGCGGCGACGACGGCGCGTGTATCGTGAATGCCATCGTCGCCATGGCTCACGGACTGAAGCTGGAGATTGTTGCCGAAGGCGTGGAAACCGACGAGCAACTGGAATACCTTCGAGGCCTTGGCTGCCATCAGGTTCAGGGCTTTTTCTATGGCCCTGCCAGGCCAGCCGTCGAAATTTCCAGAACCCTGGGCACCATACGAGCCAAAGCCGCATCATTCTGA
- a CDS encoding class I SAM-dependent methyltransferase, translating into MRDKYRYIGPVYDFLSNLYSGKNIHRCKTAMLDVETVQPGDKILFAGVGHGRDAIRAAELGADVTVVDLSETMLRKFAEAQKKEAPHLTIRRIHSDIMKVDEFEQYDMVVANFFLNVFDEDMMVRVLEHLIRLGKADARVVVGDFSYPMGNLLSRMFKKLYWYMAVFIFWLFANNAFHKIYNYPEHMQRLGLQVTDKKHFKLLNMNCYWSILGRKQA; encoded by the coding sequence ATGCGCGACAAGTACAGGTACATTGGTCCCGTCTACGATTTCCTGAGCAACCTCTACAGCGGTAAAAACATTCACCGCTGCAAGACAGCGATGCTGGACGTTGAAACCGTGCAGCCAGGGGACAAAATATTGTTCGCCGGGGTCGGCCACGGCCGGGATGCCATTCGGGCCGCCGAACTGGGCGCCGATGTAACCGTGGTGGACCTTTCCGAAACCATGCTGAGAAAGTTTGCCGAGGCTCAGAAAAAGGAAGCCCCGCACCTTACTATCCGTCGCATCCACAGCGACATAATGAAGGTGGATGAGTTCGAACAGTACGACATGGTGGTGGCCAACTTTTTCCTCAACGTATTCGACGAAGACATGATGGTCCGGGTCCTGGAGCATCTGATACGTCTGGGCAAAGCAGACGCCCGGGTGGTTGTTGGCGACTTTTCCTACCCCATGGGCAACCTGCTTTCCCGAATGTTCAAAAAGCTCTACTGGTACATGGCAGTCTTCATTTTCTGGCTGTTCGCCAACAACGCCTTCCACAAAATCTATAACTATCCCGAGCACATGCAGCGCCTGGGCCTTCAGGTCACCGACAAGAAGCACTTCAAGCTTCTGAACATGAACTGCTACTGGTCCATTCTCGGACGCAAACAGGCCTGA
- a CDS encoding DUF2156 domain-containing protein, giving the protein MSDQILALDRVGTLESGSFTFTERVGFLKKYGTHSQSFSTLQPGMQYFDVPGMGYIAYMRKWGATFVLSDPVCAPEDFGSLLESFHQKFPNASYIQVSKPVVDFLHLRFGLYGTQFGSESRIDLSKWSLSGKKKQILRTALNQAEKNGITVKERFSDDHTREISEAWIRTRKCKSNEIRFLIRPMEMDYRENERHFYAYQDGKAVGFIYFDPIYRNNEIISYVPNISRANADFRQGIFYTLMAHAMEVFRAEGVPYLDLGLIPLSLDSATEHQESRLLKRLLHGVYEKGNFLYNFKGLEFTKSRFRGENFKTYCCHKRSIPALEFFAMFKLTRLL; this is encoded by the coding sequence ATGTCGGATCAGATCCTCGCACTGGACAGGGTTGGCACACTGGAAAGCGGCTCATTCACGTTTACCGAGCGGGTCGGATTCCTGAAGAAGTATGGAACCCACTCCCAGTCGTTCTCGACGCTGCAGCCGGGCATGCAGTATTTCGATGTACCGGGCATGGGCTACATCGCCTACATGCGCAAATGGGGTGCGACCTTCGTGCTCTCTGATCCGGTCTGTGCCCCGGAAGACTTTGGCAGTCTGCTGGAGAGCTTTCACCAGAAATTTCCCAATGCCAGCTACATACAGGTATCCAAGCCTGTGGTCGATTTTCTCCATCTGCGCTTCGGCCTTTACGGCACACAGTTCGGCAGCGAGTCCCGCATTGATTTGAGCAAGTGGTCTCTGAGCGGAAAGAAGAAACAGATTCTCAGGACCGCACTGAACCAGGCTGAGAAAAACGGCATCACCGTCAAGGAAAGGTTCAGCGACGACCACACCCGTGAGATCTCCGAAGCCTGGATTCGAACCCGGAAATGCAAAAGCAATGAAATCCGTTTTCTGATCCGTCCCATGGAAATGGACTATCGGGAAAACGAACGGCATTTCTACGCCTATCAGGACGGCAAAGCCGTCGGGTTCATCTATTTCGACCCGATCTATCGGAATAACGAGATCATCAGCTATGTGCCCAATATCTCCCGGGCTAATGCCGATTTCCGCCAGGGCATTTTCTATACCCTTATGGCTCATGCGATGGAAGTGTTCAGGGCCGAGGGCGTGCCCTATCTGGATCTGGGTCTGATTCCCCTGTCACTGGATTCGGCGACGGAACATCAGGAGAGCCGGCTGCTGAAGCGCCTTCTCCACGGGGTCTATGAGAAGGGTAATTTCCTTTACAACTTCAAGGGCCTGGAGTTCACCAAGTCGCGTTTCCGGGGCGAGAATTTCAAAACCTACTGTTGTCACAAACGATCGATCCCGGCGCTGGAATTCTTCGCTATGTTCAAGCTGACCCGGTTGCTGTAG
- the murI gene encoding glutamate racemase translates to MNEQAPPRVLVFDSGVGGLSVAACIHRHLPGLELVYLADNAGFPYGDKSETVVIDRCCTLINTALALYPSDVIVVACNTASTVVLPHLRAMTKVPVVGVVPAIKPAAAKTINRRLGLLATPATVRRPYLDRLVEEFAGDCRVERIGHPGLVRWAEDLVSGIEVPLEGLKEAMKPFREADVDTVVLGCTHYPLLLESLKQSLPSVRFWVDSGEAIARRVAWLLDQAGQLALAEDQMCREGERPVIAALFSGLAPDGITAFMTGLGLAPKELNEDWPGGAPGATATGSA, encoded by the coding sequence TTGAACGAGCAGGCGCCTCCAAGGGTACTGGTGTTCGACTCCGGCGTGGGCGGGCTGAGCGTCGCAGCCTGTATTCACCGGCATTTGCCCGGGCTGGAGCTCGTCTACCTGGCGGATAACGCAGGTTTCCCCTACGGCGACAAATCCGAAACGGTCGTGATTGATCGCTGTTGCACGCTGATCAATACAGCCCTGGCGCTTTACCCGTCGGACGTTATTGTGGTGGCCTGTAACACGGCCAGCACGGTGGTTTTACCCCATTTGAGGGCCATGACAAAGGTGCCGGTTGTGGGTGTAGTGCCCGCCATCAAGCCGGCGGCGGCGAAGACGATTAACCGGCGGCTGGGGTTGTTGGCAACACCGGCAACAGTTCGCAGACCATACCTCGACAGGCTGGTCGAGGAATTTGCCGGCGATTGCCGGGTAGAACGTATTGGCCATCCGGGGTTGGTGCGCTGGGCGGAAGACCTGGTTTCTGGTATCGAGGTCCCTCTTGAGGGGCTAAAAGAGGCAATGAAGCCTTTCCGGGAAGCGGATGTGGACACGGTGGTTCTAGGCTGCACTCATTATCCACTGTTGCTGGAGAGCCTGAAGCAGAGTTTGCCATCGGTGCGTTTCTGGGTGGACTCGGGAGAGGCTATTGCACGGCGAGTGGCCTGGCTGCTGGATCAGGCGGGGCAACTTGCGTTGGCTGAAGACCAGATGTGCAGGGAAGGGGAGCGTCCCGTGATCGCAGCTTTGTTTTCAGGGTTGGCGCCTGACGGAATCACAGCCTTCATGACGGGGCTTGGACTGGCGCCCAAAGAGCTCAATGAAGACTGGCCCGGCGGAGCGCCGGGAGCTACAGCAACCGGGTCAGCTTGA
- the nudC gene encoding NAD(+) diphosphatase: MTQWIPGWTTRRPEKSDLILALSGSGVVKAENGWLHSGDSDLFEGGLPESVSLGSYDGRDLFVTELPASGLGDQEVIPLRDALLMLSDAPADMLSTGFQVWQWWRDHRYCGRCGQETGFHPRERAKWCDPCGIPWYPRLAPCVIVVIRREDRFLLAKSSRIKRHFYSLIAGFVEPGESLEGAVHREVKEETGLDVTNIRYHASQPWPFPHQLMVGFFADYAGGELVLQEDELADADWFLPGDTPPVPPETTISGRLIRAMENEISRGGIPV; this comes from the coding sequence ATGACTCAGTGGATACCCGGCTGGACGACCCGGCGGCCAGAAAAAAGCGATCTGATCCTCGCCTTGTCGGGGTCTGGAGTGGTCAAGGCTGAAAACGGCTGGCTGCATTCCGGCGACAGCGATCTTTTCGAGGGCGGGTTGCCCGAGTCAGTGTCACTGGGCAGCTACGACGGCCGGGACCTGTTTGTTACCGAATTACCGGCGTCTGGCCTTGGTGACCAGGAGGTGATTCCGCTTCGGGATGCTTTGCTGATGCTGAGCGACGCGCCTGCGGATATGCTCAGTACCGGCTTCCAGGTCTGGCAGTGGTGGCGAGACCATCGGTATTGCGGCCGCTGTGGACAGGAAACCGGTTTTCATCCCCGGGAACGGGCCAAATGGTGCGACCCCTGCGGCATTCCCTGGTATCCGAGATTGGCGCCTTGCGTGATCGTGGTCATACGCAGGGAGGATCGGTTTCTGCTCGCAAAGTCCTCAAGGATCAAGCGGCACTTCTACAGCCTGATTGCCGGATTTGTCGAACCGGGGGAAAGCCTTGAGGGCGCTGTGCACCGTGAAGTGAAAGAGGAGACCGGGTTGGATGTCACCAACATCCGCTATCACGCCTCGCAACCCTGGCCATTCCCCCATCAGCTGATGGTCGGCTTCTTTGCCGATTACGCGGGAGGTGAACTGGTACTCCAGGAAGACGAACTCGCCGATGCTGACTGGTTCCTGCCGGGTGATACGCCACCGGTGCCGCCGGAGACCACGATTTCCGGTCGCCTGATCCGGGCCATGGAAAATGAGATTTCCCGGGGAGGCATTCCGGTTTGA
- the plsB gene encoding glycerol-3-phosphate 1-O-acyltransferase PlsB, translating to MRLYQGIRSLILTLFRKILFIWVRTDVSGNSVDALALDPDKPVCYVLQYSSLSSRLVLEQEVIRAGLPGASEALPVKNGPSHSFFFLYRRIGGFFRGRQAPAPTNEFQALVRYGLEHPDQDVQIVPVSLFWGRSPDKEKSLVKLLLSDTWSIAGRLQKFLIIMVHGRNTYVQFNQPLSLKQVIDEYRHSEERANRKLARILRTHFRRVRQAVLGPDLSHRRTLVAGLVRTQAVKEAIRETAAKDDIPPEKVRAKAYKYADEIAASMSIVTIRFLEVVLSWLWNRIYNGIAINNIRVVKEVAQDNAVVYVPCHRSHIDYLLLSYVLYKNGLMPPHIAAGINLNMPIVGPILRRGGAFFMRRSFKDNPLYATVFNEYMHVMFSRGYSVEYFVEGGRSRTGRMLQPRPGMLAMTVRSFLRDHRKPIVFVPVYIGYEKVMEGRSYLGELRGKKKEKESVFGLAKTVRKLSNSFGRVAVNFGEAIHLSEVLDDVSSSWRDEAYDAEYRPKWLNSAVSELSFRVASSINASVAVNPIGMTATVLLGTERLAMDEGQLIRLMDQYAALLKAFPYAETVTLPEGSGKDWVAYCEGMGLISRQPQKLGDIIALEGSNAILMTYYRNNIQHLFALPSLIASLFENKDSLGRDKIVFLASVAYPYLQSELFLKYQPDEARNVINQWIDVLIEQGLLKPLDDDRIGRPEEGTEAMLRLRVLSRFIIQTVERYHIALGILRKYGSGKISAAELEEQSALLAERMSILFGLNAPEFFDKSLFRNFIANMQNNGVITTDDNGLLCYGEGLDEVADDARLVLSVEKRQAIQQVTMMGA from the coding sequence ATGCGTCTTTACCAGGGCATTCGCAGCCTGATCCTGACCCTTTTCCGCAAGATACTGTTCATCTGGGTCCGGACCGATGTCAGCGGCAACAGCGTTGACGCCCTCGCCCTGGATCCCGACAAACCGGTCTGCTACGTGCTGCAATACAGCTCCCTTTCCAGCCGTCTGGTTCTCGAGCAGGAAGTCATCCGGGCGGGACTGCCGGGCGCCTCCGAAGCACTCCCAGTGAAAAATGGCCCATCCCACTCCTTCTTTTTTCTCTATCGCCGGATTGGTGGTTTTTTCCGAGGTCGCCAGGCGCCGGCACCTACGAACGAATTCCAGGCACTGGTGCGCTATGGTCTGGAACACCCGGACCAGGATGTCCAGATTGTGCCTGTCTCCCTGTTCTGGGGCCGCTCCCCTGACAAGGAGAAATCCCTGGTCAAACTACTGCTGTCTGATACCTGGTCCATTGCCGGCCGGCTTCAGAAGTTCCTGATCATCATGGTTCACGGCCGCAATACCTACGTGCAATTCAACCAGCCGCTTTCGCTAAAGCAGGTTATCGATGAATACCGACACAGCGAGGAGCGCGCCAACCGCAAGCTGGCACGGATTCTGAGAACCCACTTCCGCCGCGTTCGCCAGGCCGTTCTGGGCCCAGATCTCTCCCATCGCCGTACTCTGGTGGCAGGGTTGGTGCGCACTCAGGCAGTCAAGGAGGCCATCAGGGAGACCGCAGCCAAAGACGACATCCCGCCGGAAAAAGTACGTGCCAAGGCTTACAAATACGCGGACGAAATCGCCGCCAGCATGTCCATCGTCACCATCCGCTTCCTTGAGGTGGTGCTGTCATGGCTGTGGAACCGGATCTACAACGGTATTGCCATCAACAATATCCGGGTGGTGAAAGAAGTCGCCCAGGACAACGCGGTGGTATACGTGCCTTGCCACCGGTCACACATCGACTACCTGCTGCTGTCCTACGTGCTTTACAAGAATGGCCTGATGCCGCCGCACATCGCAGCAGGTATCAATCTCAACATGCCCATTGTCGGACCGATCCTGCGCCGCGGCGGGGCCTTCTTCATGCGCCGCAGCTTCAAGGACAATCCCCTGTACGCTACCGTTTTCAATGAATATATGCATGTGATGTTCTCCCGGGGCTATTCCGTGGAGTATTTTGTCGAGGGTGGTCGCAGCCGCACGGGTCGGATGCTTCAACCCCGGCCAGGCATGCTGGCAATGACCGTTCGCAGCTTCCTGCGCGACCATCGCAAACCCATTGTGTTCGTGCCCGTTTACATTGGCTATGAAAAGGTTATGGAAGGGCGCTCCTACCTAGGCGAACTTCGCGGCAAGAAAAAAGAGAAAGAGAGCGTCTTCGGCCTGGCCAAGACCGTCCGCAAACTCAGCAACTCCTTTGGTCGCGTCGCGGTAAACTTCGGCGAGGCCATCCATCTGTCCGAGGTTCTCGACGACGTAAGCAGCAGCTGGCGAGACGAGGCCTACGACGCCGAGTATCGTCCCAAGTGGCTCAACAGCGCGGTTTCAGAACTGTCGTTCCGGGTGGCGTCCAGCATTAACGCCTCTGTTGCCGTCAACCCGATCGGCATGACCGCAACGGTGCTGCTGGGTACCGAACGACTGGCGATGGATGAGGGCCAGTTGATCCGCCTGATGGATCAATACGCAGCCCTGCTCAAGGCCTTCCCCTACGCGGAAACGGTGACCCTGCCCGAGGGCTCGGGCAAAGACTGGGTCGCATACTGCGAGGGTATGGGTCTGATCAGCCGGCAGCCGCAAAAGCTCGGCGATATCATTGCCCTGGAGGGCAGCAACGCGATCCTGATGACCTACTACAGGAACAACATCCAGCACCTGTTCGCACTGCCCTCACTGATTGCCAGCCTGTTTGAAAACAAGGATTCACTGGGGCGCGACAAGATCGTCTTCCTTGCCAGCGTGGCCTACCCCTACCTGCAATCCGAGCTTTTCCTGAAGTACCAGCCGGATGAAGCCAGAAACGTGATCAATCAGTGGATTGATGTTCTTATTGAACAGGGCCTGCTGAAGCCCCTGGACGATGACCGGATCGGACGGCCGGAGGAAGGCACCGAAGCCATGCTCAGGCTCAGGGTGCTGTCCCGCTTTATCATCCAGACGGTCGAGCGCTACCACATTGCCCTGGGCATTCTGCGCAAGTACGGTTCGGGCAAGATCAGCGCCGCCGAACTGGAAGAGCAGAGCGCCCTGCTCGCCGAACGCATGTCCATCCTGTTCGGTCTCAATGCACCGGAATTCTTTGACAAGAGCCTGTTCCGGAACTTCATTGCCAATATGCAGAACAATGGTGTGATCACCACCGACGATAATGGCTTGCTGTGCTACGGGGAAGGGCTGGATGAGGTGGCTGATGATGCCCGCCTGGTGCTGAGCGTCGAGAAGCGACAGGCAATCCAGCAGGTTACCATGATGGGCGCCTGA
- a CDS encoding class I SAM-dependent methyltransferase: MPESSSPEPSALCSTIAVAHSALGDRVQAESLAQSLELANLGVVRPRDVTDFPVLLFLDELGLGLQVTGKGAPGPVRAEFVTGKMGYRREHGGGAGQLVAKAVGLQKTRATLDVVDATAGLGQDAFVLASLGCRVTLFERNPVIHALLADGLARAAMNVDCAAIVERMRLLEGSSIEWLAQSEIEAADVVYLDPMFPHRDKSALVKKEMQVFRTIVGDDEDSGQLLASALEHARYRVVVKRPRKASAIEGPEPTTRVEGKSSRYDVYSIRALPAR, encoded by the coding sequence ATGCCTGAGTCCTCCTCGCCCGAACCCTCTGCCCTTTGCAGCACCATCGCTGTTGCCCACAGTGCACTTGGCGACCGAGTCCAGGCCGAAAGTCTGGCCCAATCGCTTGAGCTGGCTAACCTGGGTGTTGTTCGCCCAAGAGATGTCACGGACTTCCCGGTTTTACTATTTCTTGACGAGCTGGGCCTTGGCCTGCAGGTCACCGGCAAAGGTGCGCCAGGGCCAGTTCGTGCAGAGTTCGTTACCGGAAAAATGGGGTACCGGCGTGAGCATGGTGGTGGCGCGGGCCAACTGGTGGCCAAGGCGGTTGGTCTGCAGAAAACCCGAGCCACCCTGGATGTGGTTGATGCAACGGCGGGACTGGGCCAGGATGCCTTTGTTCTCGCCAGCCTTGGCTGCAGGGTCACATTGTTCGAACGCAATCCGGTTATTCATGCGCTGTTGGCTGACGGTTTGGCGCGGGCAGCTATGAACGTGGATTGCGCCGCCATTGTCGAGCGCATGCGGCTGCTGGAAGGCAGCAGTATTGAGTGGCTGGCACAAAGTGAAATCGAAGCCGCGGACGTTGTCTATCTGGATCCGATGTTTCCCCATCGAGACAAGTCGGCCCTGGTAAAAAAAGAAATGCAGGTGTTTCGCACCATCGTGGGTGACGACGAAGATTCCGGACAATTGCTGGCGAGCGCGCTCGAGCATGCTCGTTACCGGGTGGTGGTGAAGCGGCCCCGTAAGGCGTCGGCGATTGAAGGACCGGAGCCGACCACCCGCGTGGAAGGCAAAAGTAGCCGCTACGATGTGTATTCGATTCGGGCGCTGCCGGCCCGGTGA